A section of the Oreochromis niloticus isolate F11D_XX linkage group LG9, O_niloticus_UMD_NMBU, whole genome shotgun sequence genome encodes:
- the LOC109197509 gene encoding GTPase IMAP family member 4-like has protein sequence MALFPQGPDLRIVLIGKTGVGKSAAGNTILGHKYFISSPSSESVTASCEQHAKTFGNRVVNVIDTPGILDTAKSPEIIKKEIVRCVEISCPGPHVFLLVIQVGRFTKEEKNSVEALQELFGPQANHYMIVLFTRGGDLGDMTIDEYVRKGHSGLKDIILRCGKRFHVFDNLSSDRKQVDELIGKIDRMVAENRCTFYTDEMFQEVEAARKMGMRVAQYRFLAPLHQSILRFHSILARD, from the exons ATGGCTTTATTTCCACAAG GTCCTGACTTGAGGATTGTGCTGATTGGAAAAACTGGTGTGGGAAAAAGTGCTGCTGGAAACACCATTCTAGGacataaatatttcatttcttCTCCCAGTTCAGAGTCAGTGACTGCATCTTGTGAACAACATGCGAAGACATTTGGTAACAGAGTAGTTAATGTGATAGATACACCAGGCATTTTGGACACGGCAAAATCCCCAGAAATCATCAAAAAAGAAATTGTGAGATGTGTTGAAATCTCCTGTCCAGGTCCTCACGTGTTCTTACTGGTCATACAAGTCGGTCGATTcactaaagaagaaaaaaactctgTGGAAGCCCTGCAGGAGCTGTTTGGCCCACAGGCTAACCATTACATGATTGTGTTGTTCACCCGTGGTGGTGATCTTGGAGACATGACCATAGACGAGTATGTACGTAAAGGCCACTCAGGTCTTAAAGACATTATCCTAAGATGTGGAAAAAGGTTCCATGTCTTTGATAACCTAAGCAGTGACAGAAAGCAAGTGGATGAGCTAATTGGCAAGATTGATCGCATGGTGGCTGAGAACAGGTGCACGTTCTACACAGATGAAATGTTTCAAGAGGTGGAGGCTGCACGGAAAATGGGAATGCGTGTCGCTCAGTACAGGTTCCTTGCTCCATTGCACCAGAGCATTTTACGTTTTCATTCCATTCTTGCAAGAGATTAA